A single region of the Streptomyces sp. NBC_01262 genome encodes:
- a CDS encoding cupin domain-containing protein, protein MKVFRLDDLEAERAANQGAYLSFLRQRNMSAGLYALRAGELDPQKPHAQDEIYLVVSGRAAITVGEETTYVANGSVVYVPAGVPHRFHHITEDLKVLVVFSPPEG, encoded by the coding sequence TTGAAGGTGTTCCGACTGGACGACCTGGAGGCGGAGCGTGCCGCCAACCAGGGGGCGTACTTGAGTTTCCTGCGTCAGCGCAATATGTCCGCGGGGTTGTACGCCCTGCGCGCGGGCGAGCTGGATCCGCAGAAGCCGCATGCGCAGGACGAGATCTACCTCGTGGTGAGCGGCCGGGCCGCGATCACCGTGGGGGAGGAGACGACGTATGTCGCCAACGGCAGCGTGGTCTATGTCCCGGCCGGGGTCCCGCACCGCTTCCACCACATCACCGAGGACCTGAAGGTTCTGGTGGTCTTCTCGCCGCCTGAGGGATGA
- a CDS encoding flotillin family protein, with amino-acid sequence MPMFIGAVAGVVLAAIIISIGIFKLMWRVAEPNEALVISGSKHRTEGLEEGMGFRIVTGRGTLVVPGVQAVRKLSLDLNEAELSVDCVTKQGIPLKVRGVVIFKVGDDFVSIANAARRFLDQQKFMGARVHNVFSGHLRSIVGGLTVEEMIRDREKLTAQTRAASGSEMEKLGLIIDSLQIHEIEDPTGYIRNLAAPHAAAVHRDARIAQAEADRLATEAEQKAAARMSEATRDSEIQQAGYQAERDKAAAKAQQAGPLAEAAARQEVVIQETRVAELEAQRREQQLQVDVRKPADAAAYETRTRAQGDRDARISAAEAKARETELAATAEANRVKVAAAAQAEMTKVSGLATAAATRATGEAEAAAIQARGLAEAESAKAKGLAEAESIKARAAALAENQEAVVAQQLAENWPEIVRAGAEAFGNVDHMVLLNGADGMSEMFAKALTMGGTGLGLARQLLAAMGEKEGAQPPVNGTRPERVPLKD; translated from the coding sequence ATGCCGATGTTCATCGGCGCCGTGGCGGGAGTGGTTCTCGCCGCAATCATCATCTCGATCGGGATCTTCAAGCTCATGTGGCGGGTCGCCGAACCGAACGAGGCTCTGGTCATCTCCGGCTCCAAGCACCGCACGGAGGGGCTTGAGGAGGGGATGGGCTTCCGTATCGTCACCGGCCGCGGGACGCTGGTCGTTCCGGGCGTGCAGGCGGTGCGCAAGCTGTCGCTGGACCTCAACGAGGCCGAGCTGTCCGTGGACTGCGTGACCAAGCAGGGGATCCCGCTGAAGGTGCGGGGTGTGGTGATCTTCAAGGTGGGCGACGACTTCGTGTCGATCGCGAACGCGGCCCGCCGTTTCCTGGACCAGCAGAAGTTCATGGGGGCCCGGGTGCACAACGTGTTCTCCGGTCATCTGCGGTCCATCGTGGGCGGGCTGACGGTCGAGGAGATGATCCGCGACCGCGAGAAGCTCACCGCGCAGACCCGGGCCGCTTCCGGCTCGGAGATGGAGAAGCTCGGCCTGATCATCGACTCGCTGCAGATCCACGAGATCGAGGACCCGACCGGCTACATCCGCAATCTGGCCGCCCCGCACGCCGCCGCCGTCCACCGCGACGCGCGCATCGCGCAGGCCGAGGCCGACCGGCTGGCCACCGAGGCCGAGCAGAAGGCCGCCGCGCGGATGTCGGAGGCCACCCGCGACAGCGAGATCCAGCAGGCCGGCTACCAGGCCGAGCGCGACAAGGCCGCCGCCAAGGCTCAGCAGGCCGGTCCGCTCGCGGAAGCGGCGGCCCGGCAGGAGGTGGTGATCCAGGAGACCCGGGTCGCCGAGTTGGAGGCGCAGCGGCGCGAGCAGCAGCTCCAGGTGGACGTACGCAAGCCCGCGGACGCGGCCGCGTACGAGACCCGGACCCGGGCCCAGGGCGACCGTGACGCGCGGATCTCGGCAGCCGAGGCGAAGGCCAGGGAGACCGAACTGGCGGCCACCGCGGAGGCGAACCGCGTGAAGGTCGCTGCCGCCGCCCAGGCCGAGATGACCAAGGTGAGCGGTCTGGCGACCGCTGCCGCCACCCGTGCCACCGGTGAGGCCGAAGCCGCGGCCATCCAGGCGCGGGGTCTGGCGGAGGCCGAGTCGGCCAAGGCCAAGGGCCTCGCCGAGGCCGAGTCGATCAAGGCGCGGGCCGCCGCACTCGCCGAGAACCAGGAGGCGGTCGTCGCCCAGCAGCTCGCCGAGAACTGGCCGGAGATCGTCCGCGCCGGGGCCGAGGCCTTCGGCAACGTCGACCACATGGTGCTGCTCAACGGCGCCGACGGGATGTCCGAGATGTTCGCCAAGGCGCTGACCATGGGCGGCACAGGCCTCGGCCTGGCCCGTCAGCTGCTCGCGGCAATGGGCGAGAAGGAGGGCGCCCAGCCCCCGGTCAACGGCACCCGGCCCGAGCGGGTCCCGCTGAAGGACTAG
- a CDS encoding metallophosphoesterase, which translates to MVEGSMTQGAGQGPVRGTVDGWDPAIAAQAVPAGYQPMLTDARLVPVPVGEAPAGGEGEEYPPEYTPTVRDLPVITDDQEARPGPLYVVGDVHGYLDELLDALYDRGLIDAEGHWAAGTARLWFLGDFTDRGPDGVGVIELVMQLSAEAAAAGGYAKALMGNHELLLLGAHRFGDTPVNSVAGTATFLAAWRLNGGQTTDMERLEDHHIAWMSRLDAATVADGHLLLHSDTTAYLDYGTTIDAMNDAVTGVLQRGDADECWELFRKLTKRFAFRGDDGPQAARELLDTYGGRRVVHGHSPIPYLLGEVGGEFSGDAEERPTPVVDGPHVYADALAVAMDGGVTMDGKLLVAQLPLLP; encoded by the coding sequence GTGGTGGAGGGGTCGATGACTCAGGGGGCCGGTCAGGGACCCGTGCGAGGTACGGTTGACGGCTGGGATCCGGCGATTGCGGCGCAGGCCGTTCCGGCGGGCTACCAGCCCATGCTGACCGACGCACGGCTCGTCCCCGTACCCGTAGGCGAGGCACCCGCGGGAGGGGAAGGCGAGGAGTACCCGCCGGAGTACACCCCGACCGTCCGGGATCTTCCGGTGATCACCGACGACCAGGAGGCGCGCCCCGGCCCGCTGTACGTCGTCGGCGATGTGCACGGCTATCTCGACGAGCTGCTCGACGCGCTCTACGACCGCGGGCTCATCGACGCCGAGGGCCACTGGGCGGCCGGCACCGCCCGCCTGTGGTTCCTCGGCGACTTCACCGACCGGGGCCCGGACGGCGTCGGCGTCATCGAGCTGGTGATGCAGCTCTCCGCGGAGGCGGCGGCCGCCGGCGGCTACGCCAAGGCCCTCATGGGCAACCACGAGCTGCTGCTGCTGGGCGCCCACCGCTTCGGCGACACCCCGGTCAACTCGGTGGCCGGCACCGCCACCTTCCTGGCCGCCTGGCGGCTCAACGGCGGCCAGACCACCGACATGGAGCGGCTGGAGGACCACCACATCGCCTGGATGTCCCGCCTGGACGCGGCCACCGTCGCCGACGGCCACCTGCTGCTGCACTCCGACACCACCGCGTACCTGGACTACGGCACCACCATCGACGCGATGAACGACGCCGTCACCGGCGTGCTCCAGCGCGGCGACGCGGACGAGTGCTGGGAGCTGTTCCGCAAGCTCACCAAGCGCTTCGCCTTCCGCGGCGACGACGGCCCGCAGGCCGCCCGCGAGCTGCTGGACACCTACGGCGGCCGGCGCGTCGTGCACGGCCACAGCCCCATCCCGTACCTGCTGGGGGAGGTCGGCGGCGAGTTCTCGGGGGACGCGGAGGAGCGTCCGACGCCCGTGGTCGACGGCCCGCATGTCTACGCCGACGCTCTCGCGGTGGCAATGGACGGCGGAGTGACGATGGATGGCAAGTTGCTGGTCGCGCAATTGCCACTTCTGCCCTAA
- the thiC gene encoding phosphomethylpyrimidine synthase ThiC gives MTMQDARTREIGWHKGYVTGSRPDIAVPVRQVHLTNGRDVTLYDTSGPYTDPGVTTDVRRGLPPLRENWITARGDTEEYPGRPVRPEDDGLRHTSPRGGLRNLDAVFPGRPRLPRRGRGGQAVTQLAYARRGEITPEMEYVAIRENVAVEVVREEIAAGRAVLPANVNHPEIEPMIIGKRFLVKVNANIGNSAVTSSIEEEVDKMTWATRWGADTVMDLSTGRNIHTTREWVLRNSPVPIGTVPLYQALEKVEGKAEELTWDIYKDTVIEQAEQGVDYMTVHAGVLLRYVPLTAARKTGIVSRGGSIMAAWCLAHHRESFLYENFEELCEILAAYDVTYSLGDGLRPGSIADANDEAQFAELRTLGELNTIAKRHNVQTMIEGPGHVPMHKIKENIDLQQEICEEAPFYTLGPLTTDIAPAYDHITSGIGAAMIAWWGTAMLCYVTPKEHLGLPDRDDVKTGVITYKIAAHAADLAKGHEGAQAWDDALSDARFEFRWEDQFNLALDPDTARAFHDETLPAEPAKTAHFCSMCGPKFCSMKISQDIRREYEDGMRMKSEEFAASGNRVYLPIAD, from the coding sequence ATGACCATGCAGGATGCACGCACGCGCGAAATCGGCTGGCACAAGGGGTACGTGACCGGGTCACGCCCGGACATCGCGGTCCCCGTGCGACAGGTGCACCTCACCAACGGCCGCGATGTGACGCTGTACGACACCTCCGGCCCGTACACCGACCCCGGCGTCACCACCGACGTCCGCCGGGGTCTGCCGCCGCTCCGCGAGAACTGGATCACCGCCCGCGGCGACACCGAGGAGTACCCGGGCCGCCCCGTGCGCCCCGAGGACGACGGCCTCAGGCACACCTCGCCCCGGGGCGGCCTGCGCAACCTCGACGCGGTCTTCCCCGGCCGCCCCCGGCTCCCCCGGCGCGGCCGGGGCGGACAGGCCGTCACCCAGCTCGCGTACGCCCGACGCGGCGAGATCACCCCGGAGATGGAGTACGTCGCGATCCGCGAGAACGTCGCTGTGGAGGTCGTACGCGAGGAGATCGCGGCCGGCCGGGCCGTCCTCCCGGCCAACGTCAACCACCCCGAGATCGAGCCGATGATCATCGGCAAGCGGTTCCTGGTGAAGGTCAACGCCAACATCGGCAACTCCGCCGTCACCTCCTCCATCGAGGAGGAGGTCGACAAGATGACCTGGGCCACCCGCTGGGGCGCCGACACCGTCATGGACCTCTCCACCGGCCGCAACATCCACACCACCCGCGAATGGGTGCTGCGCAACTCCCCCGTCCCCATCGGCACCGTCCCCCTCTACCAGGCGCTGGAGAAGGTCGAGGGCAAGGCCGAGGAGCTCACCTGGGACATCTACAAGGACACCGTCATCGAGCAGGCCGAACAGGGCGTCGACTACATGACCGTCCACGCCGGCGTCCTGCTGCGCTACGTCCCCCTCACCGCCGCCCGCAAGACCGGCATCGTCTCCCGCGGCGGCTCGATCATGGCGGCCTGGTGCCTCGCCCACCACCGCGAGAGCTTCCTCTACGAGAACTTCGAGGAGCTCTGCGAGATCCTCGCCGCCTACGACGTCACGTACTCCCTCGGCGACGGCCTGCGCCCCGGCTCGATCGCCGACGCCAACGACGAGGCCCAGTTCGCGGAGCTGCGCACGCTCGGCGAGCTGAACACCATCGCCAAGCGCCACAATGTCCAGACGATGATCGAGGGCCCGGGCCATGTCCCGATGCACAAGATCAAGGAGAACATCGACCTCCAGCAGGAGATCTGCGAGGAGGCGCCCTTCTACACGCTCGGGCCCCTGACCACCGACATCGCCCCCGCGTACGACCACATCACCTCCGGCATCGGCGCGGCGATGATCGCCTGGTGGGGCACGGCGATGCTCTGCTACGTCACGCCCAAGGAGCACCTGGGCCTGCCGGACCGCGACGACGTCAAGACCGGCGTCATCACCTACAAGATCGCCGCACACGCGGCCGATCTCGCCAAGGGCCACGAGGGCGCGCAGGCCTGGGACGACGCGCTGTCCGACGCCCGCTTCGAGTTCCGCTGGGAGGACCAGTTCAACCTGGCCCTCGACCCGGACACCGCCCGTGCCTTCCACGACGAGACGCTGCCCGCGGAGCCCGCCAAGACGGCGCACTTCTGCTCGATGTGCGGGCCGAAGTTCTGCTCGATGAAGATCTCGCAGGACATCCGGCGCGAGTACGAGGACGGCATGCGCATGAAGTCCGAGGAGTTCGCGGCTTCCGGGAACAGGGTGTACCTGCCGATAGCCGACTGA
- a CDS encoding YibE/F family protein — protein MDTGTDHSHSHSHAHAHGPVHPVSRHLRKVIAAVLVPFAAAVVAGLIVLWPGGVPAHERTGVGFDQQTQSGQVVKLVSLKCSEANAGSGASGDTSVCKRATIEVTSGKDKGRTFTEIVQPTQSRQYSLNQKVVLAYAPKAPKDLQYSVTDVDRAFPMYLLAGLFALAVIAIGRMRGLLALIALVISFGILSLFILPAILRGDPPLLVAIVGSSAIMLIALYMCHGLNARTSVAVIGTLCSLFLIGVLGSVFIAWSHLTGNTSDETGTIHALYPNIEIRGLLLAGVIIGSLGVLDDVTVTQTSAVWELKEADPAAGWRKLYGAAMRIGRDHIASVVNTLVLAYAGAALPLLLLFSIASRSVLGVAGSELVAEEIVRTLVGSIGLVASVPLTTVLAALVVSADRGNNNGVSSGGRRRRAK, from the coding sequence GTGGACACTGGCACCGATCACTCGCACTCGCATTCGCACGCCCATGCGCATGGGCCGGTGCATCCGGTCTCCCGGCACCTACGCAAGGTCATCGCCGCGGTGCTGGTGCCCTTCGCCGCCGCGGTCGTCGCCGGGCTGATCGTGCTGTGGCCGGGCGGGGTGCCGGCGCATGAACGCACGGGGGTCGGCTTCGACCAGCAGACCCAGTCCGGGCAGGTCGTCAAGCTCGTGAGCCTGAAGTGCTCGGAGGCCAACGCGGGCAGCGGCGCGAGCGGCGACACCTCCGTCTGCAAGCGGGCGACCATCGAGGTCACCTCGGGCAAGGACAAGGGCCGCACCTTCACCGAGATCGTCCAGCCGACGCAGTCGCGGCAGTACTCGCTGAACCAGAAGGTCGTCCTCGCGTACGCCCCCAAGGCCCCCAAGGACCTGCAGTACTCGGTGACCGACGTCGACCGGGCCTTCCCGATGTATCTGCTCGCCGGGCTCTTCGCGCTCGCGGTGATCGCCATCGGCCGGATGCGCGGGCTGCTTGCGCTGATCGCGCTGGTCATCAGCTTCGGGATCCTGTCGCTGTTCATCCTCCCGGCGATCCTGCGCGGCGACCCTCCGCTGCTGGTGGCCATCGTCGGCAGCAGCGCCATCATGCTGATCGCGCTCTACATGTGCCACGGCCTCAACGCCCGTACCTCGGTGGCGGTGATCGGCACCCTCTGCTCGCTCTTCCTGATCGGTGTCCTCGGCTCGGTCTTCATCGCCTGGAGCCATCTGACCGGCAACACCTCGGACGAGACCGGCACCATCCACGCCCTCTACCCCAACATCGAGATCCGGGGTCTGCTGCTGGCGGGCGTCATCATCGGCTCGCTCGGTGTGCTCGACGATGTGACGGTGACCCAGACCTCGGCCGTGTGGGAGCTCAAGGAGGCCGATCCCGCGGCCGGCTGGCGCAAGCTGTACGGCGCCGCGATGCGGATCGGCCGGGACCACATCGCCTCGGTGGTCAACACCCTGGTCCTGGCGTACGCGGGCGCCGCGCTGCCGCTGCTGCTGCTCTTCTCGATCGCGAGCCGTAGTGTGCTGGGCGTCGCGGGCAGCGAGCTGGTCGCGGAGGAGATCGTACGGACCCTGGTCGGCAGCATCGGCCTGGTGGCCTCGGTGCCGCTGACGACGGTGCTGGCCGCGCTCGTGGTGTCGGCGGACCGCGGCAACAACAATGGCGTCAGCAGCGGGGGCCGTCGGCGCCGCGCGAAGTGA
- the hisC gene encoding histidinol-phosphate transaminase, with translation MSPRLRPELDGIPTYKPGRPPAVAEGVTAYKLSSNENPYPPLPGVLEAAGAAARSFNRYPDLACSALVAEISDRFEVPVSHIATGTGSVGVAQQLVQATAGPGDEVLYAWRSFEAYPIIAQISGATSVRVPLDADEVHDLEAMAAAITDRTRLVFVCNPNNPTGTVVRRAELERFLDRVPSDVLVVLDEAYVEFVTDPDFPNGVELYRDRPNVAVLRTFSKAYGLAGLRVGFAIAHEPVAAALRKTAVPFGVSQLAQDAAVASLRAEAALLVRVDALIAERARVYEGLAAQGWTLPPAQANFVWLRLGERTVDFAAACELAGVTVRPFAGEGVRITIGETEANDVLLRTAEAFRKEL, from the coding sequence ATGAGCCCACGACTGCGCCCGGAACTCGACGGCATCCCGACCTACAAGCCGGGGCGTCCCCCGGCCGTGGCCGAGGGGGTCACCGCCTACAAGCTCTCCTCCAACGAGAACCCCTACCCGCCGCTGCCCGGCGTGCTGGAGGCGGCGGGCGCCGCCGCGCGGTCCTTCAACCGCTACCCGGACCTGGCCTGCTCCGCCCTGGTCGCCGAGATCTCCGACCGCTTCGAGGTCCCGGTCTCGCACATCGCCACCGGCACCGGTTCGGTCGGCGTGGCCCAGCAGCTGGTCCAGGCGACGGCGGGGCCCGGTGACGAGGTCCTGTACGCCTGGCGGTCCTTCGAGGCGTACCCGATCATCGCGCAGATCAGCGGCGCCACCTCGGTCCGGGTGCCGCTGGACGCCGACGAGGTGCACGACCTGGAGGCGATGGCCGCCGCGATCACCGACCGCACCCGGCTGGTCTTCGTCTGCAACCCCAACAACCCCACCGGCACGGTCGTCCGCCGCGCCGAACTGGAGCGCTTCCTCGACCGGGTGCCCTCCGACGTCCTGGTCGTGCTGGACGAGGCCTATGTCGAGTTCGTCACGGACCCGGACTTCCCCAACGGCGTCGAGCTCTACCGCGACCGCCCCAACGTGGCGGTGCTGCGCACCTTCTCCAAGGCGTACGGCCTGGCCGGGCTGCGGGTCGGCTTCGCCATCGCGCACGAGCCGGTCGCGGCCGCGCTGCGCAAGACGGCCGTCCCCTTCGGCGTGAGCCAGCTCGCGCAGGACGCGGCCGTCGCCTCGCTGCGCGCCGAGGCCGCCCTGCTGGTGCGCGTCGATGCCCTGATCGCCGAGCGGGCCCGGGTGTACGAGGGGCTGGCCGCCCAGGGCTGGACTCTGCCGCCTGCGCAGGCCAACTTCGTGTGGCTGCGCCTGGGGGAGCGGACCGTCGATTTCGCCGCCGCGTGCGAGCTGGCCGGTGTGACGGTCCGGCCCTTCGCCGGCGAGGGCGTACGGATCACCATCGGTGAGACCGAGGCGAACGACGTGCTGCTGCGGACGGCGGAGGCATTCCGCAAGGAGCTCTAG
- a CDS encoding phage holin family protein, whose product MNSAQHLLNEDRQDFERVLDEALHSAEIREALAEGASPLNNEQLRTMALSAIEPIAACAAPEYQQYRKVRDQLREAADTLRGVSRRAAAPVGAGGIEYAAAMGPVTDPGGSGAGLFAVVAVLTPMLAGAAAVIFLLAGYALRLSHPVPAIAQPLISAGWLFAGVAVLGIVLAIISLLLTALRNGSTALHDGPDELPPELAHARGAWQRALLERGLRPFLFEALAQAATAPPPTPAAYDPGPGSSSGPRMPRLGYSRPDFTSPGPEESPEPGHRFTSPDFTSPDFTSPDFGGPDNPPE is encoded by the coding sequence ATGAACAGCGCACAGCACCTGCTCAACGAGGACCGCCAGGACTTCGAGCGTGTCCTCGACGAGGCGCTGCACTCCGCCGAGATCCGCGAGGCTCTCGCCGAAGGCGCCAGCCCGCTCAACAACGAACAACTGCGCACGATGGCGCTCAGCGCCATCGAACCCATAGCCGCCTGCGCAGCCCCGGAATACCAGCAGTACCGGAAGGTACGCGACCAGCTGCGCGAGGCGGCCGACACCCTGCGCGGCGTGTCCCGGCGCGCGGCCGCCCCGGTCGGCGCGGGCGGCATCGAGTACGCGGCCGCCATGGGCCCGGTCACCGACCCCGGAGGCTCCGGCGCGGGGCTGTTCGCCGTCGTCGCCGTCCTCACCCCCATGCTGGCCGGCGCCGCCGCCGTCATCTTCCTGCTCGCCGGCTACGCCCTGCGCCTGTCACACCCCGTGCCCGCCATCGCCCAGCCGCTGATCAGCGCCGGATGGCTGTTCGCCGGGGTCGCCGTCCTCGGCATCGTCCTCGCCATCATCAGCCTGCTCCTCACCGCCCTGCGCAACGGCTCCACCGCCCTCCACGACGGCCCCGACGAGCTCCCGCCCGAGCTCGCCCACGCCCGCGGCGCCTGGCAGCGCGCCCTGCTCGAACGCGGCCTGCGGCCCTTCCTCTTCGAAGCCCTCGCCCAGGCCGCCACCGCCCCGCCCCCCACCCCCGCCGCCTACGACCCCGGCCCCGGCTCCTCCAGTGGCCCGCGCATGCCGCGCCTCGGCTACTCGCGCCCCGACTTCACCAGCCCGGGCCCCGAGGAATCCCCGGAGCCCGGACACCGTTTCACCAGCCCCGACTTCACGAGCCCGGACTTCACCAGCCCCGACTTCGGCGGCCCGGACAACCCTCCGGAGTGA
- a CDS encoding DUF5326 family protein, with protein sequence MKELFGGLPWWVKWVAVPVIAIVVFGSLLGALFAFVFKLVIFVALVGGLVFVVKKFTSSSSDSRDSW encoded by the coding sequence GTGAAGGAACTATTCGGTGGCCTGCCCTGGTGGGTCAAGTGGGTCGCGGTCCCGGTGATCGCGATCGTCGTCTTCGGCAGCCTCCTGGGCGCGCTGTTCGCTTTTGTCTTCAAGCTGGTGATCTTCGTCGCGCTCGTCGGCGGCCTGGTCTTCGTGGTGAAGAAGTTCACCTCGTCCTCATCGGACTCCCGCGACTCGTGGTGA
- a CDS encoding phage holin family protein: MKNFVVKTLANAAALGVAIWLIQNITLTGDSTGHKALTLVLVALVFGVVNWLVKPIVKLLAFPLFILTLGLITLVVNALMLLLTSWLSGKLSLDFHVEGFWAALLGGLIISIVSWALNMVLPDED, from the coding sequence ATGAAGAACTTCGTCGTCAAGACGCTCGCGAACGCCGCAGCCCTCGGCGTGGCCATCTGGCTGATACAGAACATCACACTCACCGGTGACAGCACCGGCCACAAGGCTCTCACCCTCGTCCTCGTCGCCCTGGTCTTCGGCGTCGTGAACTGGCTCGTCAAGCCGATCGTGAAGCTGCTGGCCTTCCCGCTGTTCATTCTCACCCTCGGGCTGATCACCCTGGTCGTGAACGCCCTGATGCTGCTGCTCACCTCCTGGCTGTCCGGCAAGCTCAGCCTGGACTTCCACGTGGAGGGCTTCTGGGCCGCCCTGCTCGGCGGTCTGATCATCAGCATCGTCTCCTGGGCTCTGAACATGGTGCTGCCGGACGAGGACTGA
- a CDS encoding LacI family DNA-binding transcriptional regulator, with amino-acid sequence MTAAGNHQASRHNGRRLERAGIRDVAAAAGVSITTVSDALNGKGRLPDATRRHVREVADRLGYRPSAAARTLRTGRSGLIGLTVTTYGEEPFTFTEFAYFAEMARAATSAALARGYALVILPASSRHDVWSNVALDGTVVIDPSDHDPVVTDLVRQGVPVVSDGRPAGNLPVHAWVDNDHEAAVLDILDHLAAAGARRIGLLTGTSTDTYTRLSTTAYLDWCERVGQEPVYEAYPAHDPCAGAVAADRLLARPDRPDAVYGLFDPNGTDLLAAARRYGLRVPDDLLLVCCSESSVYATTEPPITTLSLKPGRIGTAVVQLLIDAIEGADSGAPVQQVMPTDLIVRTSSQRRPPRTTVSPPRGSGD; translated from the coding sequence ATGACAGCAGCAGGGAACCACCAGGCGAGCCGCCATAACGGACGCCGGCTGGAGCGGGCGGGCATCAGGGATGTGGCCGCCGCGGCCGGAGTCTCGATCACGACCGTCTCCGACGCACTCAACGGCAAGGGCCGACTGCCCGACGCCACCCGCCGCCATGTGCGCGAGGTCGCCGACCGCCTGGGCTACCGCCCGTCCGCGGCGGCCCGCACACTGCGCACCGGCAGATCGGGCCTGATCGGCCTGACCGTGACCACGTACGGGGAAGAACCTTTCACCTTCACCGAGTTCGCGTACTTCGCCGAGATGGCGCGGGCCGCGACCTCGGCGGCGCTCGCGCGCGGCTATGCCCTGGTGATCCTGCCCGCCTCCTCGCGGCACGACGTCTGGAGCAATGTCGCGCTCGACGGCACCGTGGTCATCGACCCGTCCGACCACGACCCCGTCGTCACCGACCTGGTCCGCCAGGGCGTGCCCGTGGTCAGCGACGGCCGCCCGGCCGGGAATCTGCCCGTGCACGCCTGGGTGGACAACGACCACGAGGCCGCCGTCCTGGACATCCTCGACCACCTGGCCGCCGCCGGCGCCCGCCGCATCGGGCTGCTGACCGGCACCAGCACGGACACGTACACCCGGCTGTCCACCACCGCCTACCTCGACTGGTGCGAGCGCGTCGGTCAGGAACCGGTCTACGAGGCCTACCCGGCCCACGACCCCTGCGCGGGCGCGGTGGCCGCCGACCGGCTGCTGGCCCGCCCGGACCGCCCGGACGCCGTCTACGGGCTCTTCGACCCCAACGGCACCGACCTGCTGGCCGCCGCCCGCCGGTACGGCCTGCGCGTGCCGGACGACCTGCTGCTGGTCTGCTGCAGCGAGAGCAGCGTGTACGCGACCACCGAGCCGCCGATCACCACGCTCTCCCTCAAGCCCGGCCGGATCGGCACCGCCGTCGTCCAGCTCCTCATCGACGCCATCGAGGGAGCCGATTCCGGCGCTCCGGTGCAGCAGGTCATGCCCACCGATCTGATCGTCCGGACCTCCTCGCAGCGCCGCCCACCGCGCACAACGGTCAGCCCGCCGCGCGGTTCGGGGGATTGA